The following proteins come from a genomic window of Mauremys mutica isolate MM-2020 ecotype Southern chromosome 7, ASM2049712v1, whole genome shotgun sequence:
- the FLRT1 gene encoding leucine-rich repeat transmembrane protein FLRT1: protein MTTASTVTSTVVTTASAMDLRDWLLLCYGLVAFLSEVMASGASCPSVCRCDNGFIYCNDRGLTSIPADIPDDATTLYLQNNQINNAGIPSNLKSKLNVQVIYLYENDLDEFPVNLPRSLRELHLQDNNVRTIARDSLARIPLLEKLHLDDNSVSTVSIEDDAFADSTRLKLLFLSRNHLSSIPSGLPRTLEELRLDDNRISTIPLHAFKGLNSLRRLVLDGNLLANQRIADDTFSRLQNLSELSLVRNSLAAPPLNLPSSHLQKLYLQDNAISHIPYNTLSKMRELERLDLSNNNLTTLPKGLFDDLESLTQLLLRNNPWFCGCNLMWLRDWVKARASVVNVRGLMCQGPDKVRGMAIKDITNEMDECFEAGAQGNAVVAKTTTSHAAVTTPQGSLFTLKAKRPGIRLPDSNIDYPMATGTGTKALVLNVKPLTADSIQISWKAMLPAASFRLSWLRLGHSPAVGSITETLVQGDKTEYLLTALEPKSTYIICMVTMETGSTYVADETPVCAKAETADTYSPTTTLNREQNVDPMAGLPLAGIIGGAVALVFLFLVLAAICWYVHRTGELLTRERAYSRGSRKKDDYVESGTKKDNSILEIRGPGLQMLPINPHRAKEEYVIHTIFPSNGTSLYKSTHTIGYGTTRGYREGGIPDIDYTYT from the coding sequence ATGACAACAGCATCCACGGTGACCTCCACGGTGGTGACCACAGCATCAGCCATGGACCTGCGTGACTGGCTCCTGCTGTGCTATGGCCTGGTGGCCTTCCTGAGCgaggtgatggccagtggcgcCTCCTGCCCCTCGGTGTGCCGCTGCGACAACGGCTTCATCTACTGCAACGACCGGGGCCTGACTTCCATCCCAGCCGACATCCCCGACGATGCCACCACCCTGTACCTACAGAACAACCAGATCAACAACGCCGGCATCCCTTCCAACCTCAAGTCCAAACTCAATGTCCAGGTGATTTATCTCTATGAGAACGACCTGGACGAGTTCCCTGTCAACCTGCCACGCTCGCTGCGGGAGCTGCACCTCCAGGACAACAACGTGCGCACCATTGCTCGCGACTCCCTGGCCCGCATCCCCCTGCTGGAGAAGCTCCACCTGGATGATAACTCCGTCTCCACTGTCAGCATTGAGGATGATGCCTTTGCCGACAGCACCCGCCTCAAGCTGCTCTTCCTGTCCCGCAACCACCTCAGCAGCATCCCATCTGGCCTGCCTCGCACCTTGGAGGAGCTGCGGCTGGATGACAACCGCATCTCCACCATCCCGCTGCATGCCTTCAAAGGGCTGAACAGCTTGCGGCGGCTGGTGCTGGATGGGAACCTGTTGGCCAACCAGCGCATTGCCGACGACACCTTCAGTCGGCTGCAGAACCTCAGCGAGCTGTCCCTGGTACGCAACTCTCTGGCTGCCCCTCCGCTCAATCTGCCCAGCTCCCACCTGCAGAAGCTGTACCTCCAGGATAACGCCATCAGCCACATCCCCTACAACACCCTCTCCAAAATGAGGGAGCTCGAGAGGCTGGACTTGTCCAACAACAACCTCACCACTCTGCCCAAGGGCCTGTTTGATGACCTGGAGAGCCTGACCCAGCTGCTGCTCAGGAACAACCCTTGGTTCTGTGGTTGCAACCTCATGTGGCTGAGGGACTGGGTCAAGGCCCGGGCCTCAGTGGTCAACGTGAGGGGGCTGATGTGTCAAGGGCCGGATAAAGTGAGAGGCATGGCCATCAAGGACATCACCAATGAGATGGATGAGTGCTTTGAGGCAGGTGCACAGGGCAATGCAGTGGTGGCCAAGACCACCACCAGTCACGCAGCCGTCACCACACCTCAGGGCTCCCTCTTCACCCTCAAGGCCAAGCGACCTGGGATCCGCCTACCAGACTCCAATATTGACTACCCCATGGCCACAGGGACAGGCACTAAGGCCTTGGTTCTCAATGTCAAGCCACTGACAGCCGACAGCATCCAGATTAGCTGGAAGGCCATGCTGCCTGCAGCTTCCTTCCGGCTCAGCTGGCTGCGTCTGGGTCACAGCCCAGCGGTAGGCTCCATCACTGAGACCCTGGTGCAAGGGGACAAGACTGAGTACTTGCTAACGGCCCTGGAGCCCAAGTCCACCTACATTATCTGCATGGTCACCATGGAGACAGGCAGCACCTATGTGGCAGATGAAACTCCGGTGTGCGCCAAAGCGGAGACAGCTGACACCTacagccccaccacaaccctCAACCGGGAGCAGAACGTCGACCCAATGGCTGGGCTGCCTCTGGCAGGGATCATTGGTGGGGCGGTGGCCTTAGTCTTCCTCTTCCTGGTCTTGGCAGCCATTTGCTGGTATGTCCACCGGACGGGTGAGCTGCTGACGCGGGAGAGGGCCTACAGCAGGGGCAGCCGGAAGAAAGATGACTACGTCGAATCAGGTACCAAGAAGGACAACTCCATCCTGGAGATCCGAGGTCCTGGGCTGCAGATGCTTCCCATCAACCCACACCGAGCCAAGGAGGAATATGTAATCCACACGATATTCCCATCCAACGGCACCAGCTTATACAAAAGCACCCATACCATCGGCTACGGCACAACCCGTGGATATAGAGAAGGCGGCATCCCAGACATAGATTACACCTATACATGA